The Rosa rugosa chromosome 3, drRosRugo1.1, whole genome shotgun sequence sequence GCATTTGACAAACTAGTGCATCAAAAATTAAGGCTTTGAAGCAATACTGTAAAAGAAAATTGGGGGGTTTTGGGAATTCTCACCTGtaagttagagagttgattcTCAAGGGCTTCAAGGGCATCGCAAATGTTGAAAAGTCTCTGTgactcttcatcttcttccccaTCACCTTCTTCATCTCCCGACCCACCATCAACTTGGACTCCATTTTCCTTTTTGGGTAATGGGTCATTGTCTTTGTGGAAGCAGCTGCTGATCTTCATTCTGAGCTCTGTGGCTTTCGCCAGAACTAGCCCTATACCCTCTTCCTCCATCACTGTTTCTTCTCTAAAGCCCAAGAATTTCAGAGAAAGATGAGGGTTTTTGATGGGGGGTTTGAAATTGAATGAGTTTGTGGGGAAGGTTTACAAGTGCCGCCAAAAAAGCAGGGGTATGGCTTTAGGTTTTTAAGTGATTCTGGTGCGGCTGTAGTAGATATGATGACCCCTCCTCTCTGTTATTCATTGTCCTGCCAAATGCCAAAACCTATGCTCAAAAAAGacctaaagaaaacaaaatactcaaaacctgaaaataaatgagaaatttATATATGAATAATTGTTTGTGGTCAAGTTCAGGAGATTCCTAACTTTCTATGGCTGCAAAAAGTCTACATGTGAGCAGTGAGGTCCTAACTTTAGGGATGGGTAAAGTTCCCGAGTTCCGAACACTTGTTGGGTTATGTGAGATTGTGAGTAGAGTATGTAGTCAACTGCCATACCTACCCTGTATTTTGAATGTTCACCGtggtttttttatattttagagAAATAAAACTTTATATGTCCTTAATTCAAAGCActaaaatgaacaaaaattatttCACTTACTTCAAcaatagatttttattctcactaacccgatttaaaataaaataacaattcTGCCCTTCATCTAATTAAACAACTACTTtatgtcactctctctctctctctgtatacTGTTTCTGCAAAGGATGAGGAGTCGGAGCCGGAGCTGGTTTTGCTTAACGCCATTGGTTTGCCCATGCCCAGGCCGTCGTGGGCCGAAACCTCGACGAACTGGGGCCAGTTTCCTCCGTCGTCCACCTCAACTGCGTCGCTGTCGACTGCATCTCCGATTCCGGTTCCGTCCTCCTCTCTCATCACCACGAATTCGCCAACCTCTTCTCCATCTGTAGCGACGCATTTTTCTGCTCCACGATTCAGCTTTGCCTCAATATCCGGCCACAATCGGAAAACCGGAGCAATTGATGgcttgtttctgtttttttttttttttgcttagtAAGAAGATTCTtattgttttgacttttgaccaaCTAATGGctgctttttcttttctttcctttaattatCTATTGTGTGACTGAGCTGCAACTctctcgcttttttttttttttatgtttttggtaaaatgggggcaaAATGCCcaaatggaaagaaaaaaaaaagttatattggGGCAATAGAAATCTGTTAAAGACTTAAAGGTTTAttttggggcaatagacgttttgaattgatataatctcctctcttttttctttaatcaaagttttatttgtctaactttaagaagattagttctcattccggtaaccgaaagttctattgagaggcaatagacgtctattgggggtaataaatCATTCCGGTGatctatgagatctccgacgacctctttggggacctctggcaagattttcagaaaaatccggtgggcggcggccggtgaccgaaatccggtgaaagttggccggaatccggtgaccgaAATCCAGCGGTCGGTGACGGGATTCCCGCGAAGTCTCTtatggtttttctctctctctaagtaacaaatgtgtaagggtaaaatagtctttaaaaaaaaacaaaaaaacaaaaacttaatggggtattagggaagacttccttagagtgttttgggtaagaatgaattaaaaaaaacttaatggaatAAATgggaaaaaatccctaaaaatggggtaaatagacaaaaacccaaaCTTTATTAATGAATGAAAATATTACAATGCATTGTAATGATCGGTTTTGGCCTCCCCCATGACACAAAATCATGGAATCGGTTTTAGTCTACCAAAGCATGGAATCGATTTACTTTTGCATTAATTTACTATATACAAACTCTCAAAGAGCAATGCCACAATTTTCCATTTTTCAAACATGATGATTTATCAAAGATGGTCAAACAACTCCCGATTTAGTAgtttttgcagagataatcTTTCAAAGATGTTATAGAAAATGAACGATTACAATTTGAGTTAAAACTTGTGACAGgttgatataaaaaaaattgctcGCTTATCTCAATTACAGCTCCCCaagcttctattttcatttggttCTTACATACAAAACCTACTGCAAAATGTTGGAAAAAGAGCAGGCAAAAATCAGGATCACCACCATCACACTCCAACAAGACCGGTGATCAAACAAGCTCAAGCTCACGAGTACAATACttcacacctttttttttttcttttttacctcTCTTCTAATAAGTCCTTTTCATTTCAAGCACATAAATAACTCAAGCTCAACAAGCTTGAGCACCTTTGATCATCACTCTGCTGATAGACGAGTGTGTATCTCTTGAGAAGTTGTGATTCATTTCCATTCTGAACTCTTCACTCAACAATGTAGGAGATCACCAAGCTACTTCTTTTGGGATAAGATAGCGGAAAGTAAAGTTGTGAGGAATCCAATCAATTGCCTTCCATATTCTTCTCTGTTGGCACTGGTGATTACTTTTTCTTTCAGAGTTAGGCAGTAAATGCTCAATCATCTCTACCAAACCGGCAGAGCATAATCCTGAGTCCTTTGCAAATGACTCCACAATCTTTGGAAGAAGGATTTTCTGTTCCTTGTGCAGAAGGAAGGTTGATTGGATGTACTCCTCTTTTGCAGTTTCCAGCTCCTCAAACACTCTCTTTGATGTGTACATACGTACCTAAACAATAGAAGTAAATGAGATTGATCCTAGAAAAATACTTGATAAATCAAACTGGCAGGCCTGCTTGAGTTCTTCCTAATGTACTATTAGTTGAAAGGGGGGGTATATTCAGGCCTGCAGCTTGGACCCCATTTATCAAGTAGTTGGCTCACTTGGACAATCTATTTGGCATCACAGCATCAGCTATTACTCAGACTCGTACGAATTCATATATAATGTAGTGTCTAAAACCCAAGTCAAATTACTCGATATATGTCAATGTAATATGATTCTTTAATTAACTCAGTCCCAAGGAGCGTTGTATCTAAAACCTAGTTGGTTATGTTAAATTGAGtaaaagtgttttttttttttaatcaagtgtTTGTTAGCTAAAACAATAGTTATGTACTCTGGACAAGCTCTAATGTACTTTTTGGCATGTAAAATGAGGTTATGCTTTAGAAGAATAACATATTCTACAATGGATATAGTAAGGGCAGAGGTGTCTACCGCAGGATCGGAATAGCTTCCTGAGCAGAGTGCAAAATGCAAGAGAGGTTCGGGTTGCTCAATTGCATACGATTTGCGTGCATCTCCAGCCTTGAACTTTGTTTTCATGGTAAACAACAGCCGCAGCCACTAAAGGGAAATAAGCATGTGCTATCAAGTTTTTGGGTCTACATGGTATGTAACAGAGGAAAATCATTGTTTATAAACTAGTTCTCTCAGAAAGTGAGCTTACTTGTCCAGGACGAGGCAATCTGCACCCCAAAATGGACCTCTGTATCATGTCTACACTTATGGTGTGACCTCCCACATTATATGCAGACTGCAGAAAGCACAAGCTTGTAATCAAAGTTCTACACCATGTTCTATTACAAATTTAGTAGAAAAAGTCGAAGTACCTTGAGTGGCAATGAAACTCTTTTTGAATAATTTTGTGGAATCCCATATGTTAAAAATGTCTGAAATAAAAACAACACAAACGTTAGATGCATAAAAAGtaacaaaatcagaatataagTATCAAATTATTAGAGTGTGTACAGAGTTGAAGAACCATACATGCATAACGAGTGCATTGTGCACGTTAATCCAAAAGGCTAACTTCTCTTCATGTTTCATCTTTCTGAGATCCACTCCTTCCAACTGATAAACAAGTGAGCTGCCATGACATGGTTTTCAAGTTATACAAGTTTTACAAGAAGGTTTTTATGAtgccaaaagtattttcattatCCCAGCTCATACACCaatttccaaacaaaaacccTTATATCCATTGTCATGCTTGTCAAATTATTCAATCATGCAAAGGTGTTGTACAATCTCATGAAAAGTTTAAAGATATCCACAATTCTGACACTCATCTCAAAAAAGATTTCAGACTATAGACAGATATCTAGCAGCAGAATTAGTGACAAACTTTTTTTAATAGATATATTGAATACTCTCAGCCAGCAGTTGAGGAAAATAGAAAAAGGAAATTCATTCAAGATTGAAAGATAGCATGATGCTAAACAATCAAGGATCTACCATCTCCATATAATAGAATTGGCATACCTAAATTTCTTTAGTGTGTGTTCAACATCTCTTAACTTCTCCGTATCCTCACTGATGCACTGTACCTTTAGCATTCTACAGTAAGGTCCACTCAATTCTTCTGATCCTTCAAAGTGGATAGGCTTTTCAGATTGTGAATTGAAAAACGGAATTTTCGTGCGCCGGGAACTCCACTTTTCACTTTCAGCCTGTGACGAAAAGTCATGCATTGGTGCTGAGAATGTGATTGGAGAGCAAGTGTAACCGTTATTGATAATAGGCGGGTCAGCAAGTTCACAATATATTGCTGAAATGCACTTGATCATTTCTTCAGAAAGGCAGTTTGGTGTTTCTGGAACATGATCAGAGAAATAACTTCCAAGATGTTCTTCTGCATATAAATTTGAAGTTGCAAACTGCGCTTGCTGAAGAGACAACATAGAAGCCACAAGTTAGAGAAGCCTATAAATTTCTAAAGTAACCTAACCAGACTAAGGACAAATATAAGAAACTAACTGCCATTTAAGATATTTTTTTCATATCAAGTTACCTCTAGCATTGAGAAAGGTAAGGAGTGGTATGAATCTCCATTTTTAGTTTGACATTTTGTTCGAGGAGAAGTTTTCGGTGAACAAGTTGAACGCTGAGACAGGGAGGAATAGCAACGATGAATGCTCAAATCTAACAGTTTTTCTGGTTCCCATATGCCGTTGCATTCCTTGAATGGTTTGCCAGATGTACTCCGAGGCAATGTAAGATCATCAGCGTAGGTGATTATTTTGTTACTTTCTGGTGTAACATCTTGTCCAGAAACTTCTTTATAACTTCCTTTATGTGTGACTGAAGAAGAACTCTGTCTTTCGGCCACAGTCAATTCAGATGGTATGAGTTGATCAAACGTTTTCCTGTATAAGGATAGAAGATGGCGCTCCAAAAAGACAACTTCTAGTTCTAAAACTGTAATGTCCTTTATTAGGTCCTTGGCAGACTGAGGTCAAGGAAAAGGAATGCCAATGGTTAGCATAAGAAGAATCACTGAGTTAAAAATGTGCCAAAAAACTAAAGTAACAAACAACattcaaagcttcaaaccaCATCAGTGTCCAAAATTGATTGTCTTGAAATAGGACGCCAATGTTGCATTAGAGAACATAAGAGACTACCTCTGGGAGTGAGTCTTCGATCGTAGCATCGTATGATAGGTGCTGATAACTTAAAGCCTTCTCTAAAGCATGACGTGCCACAAGTTGGTCCTGCAATTGTTTTTGAAGCTGTAAAATCTGTAAAAGGGAGACAGATACTACTGTAAATTCTTGGTTGTACAGCTGCAATGAAGCACCTCTGATCATATCTTTAGACTAATTGTTTTTGTACCTCCTGATTTAAGGAACCTTGAACATCAGAACAATTGGGTTGCTCTTCGACACAGCTGTTTGGTCTTCCCATTTCTCTCTATTAAAGAACAAGAATACTTGTAATTGTAGAGACTTCACTGGACCACAGTTTCAAATAAGCAGGAATGCAATTGACACCATAATAAGAGAGGATTCTAAGAGAAAGCCCTTCATCAAAGTGTTTCAAATTCACAAAGCAAgaatgataaaaataaaaaaaataaaaacaaaaacaaaaatagagaAGTAAAAGCAAATTCTTACATTTCCAAGTCTGTAAGGAGCTAAGATGATGCTATTCAATTTATCCTTCCCAACCTTTCTTTTCACCGGGTCACTGTCAGTAAAGGACAACAGAACTCATTTCAGTAAGGAAAGAAGCATAAAACCATATTCATTTAAATTGAGAAATGTTCTTCACAGGATCACCAATGGAAGCTCAGATTCTCACTCCTGGCAAAACCCAACTCGAATTTACCAAAcatgaagaaggaaaaaaacccAGTAAAGCTGTGAAGTACCTATTGGAGCGTTTGTGTTTTGAAACTCCCTCCATGAACTTGAATGGCTTCATGCATAATAATAGAACCAAACTAGGCTTCACAACACAGCCAAATGAGTCACAGAAACGGCATTAATTGCAGAAGCCTTACAAGCTTCAGATATTGACAACTGCCCTGAGCAGGAGGAGAAGCCAACAACCCAACATCAGAGAAACATTCCAAAAACACATTAAATGCAAGACATAGATAACACAATGAGGCCAGAGTGAGACTACTCACCAAGATGGGTTTATGGAAACGGTGAACCAAACCTAGCTGCTCAGGAAAACCAAAGATATTTCTAGCTATATCTCTTTCATATCTCAGAAGAGGATTCAGTAATTGACTTTCTAGCTATGGAGGATCTAGTTACATACAATAGTCTCTTTGGCTTTTATATATAGAATATTGTGCTCTAAAGGTTTTACCCAATTCTTTGACTAGTCGGCTGTCTTAGAAAGCTACGCCACCTTTGAAGCTTTTGCAATGGTGTGCCTTTTGCATTGCATTAAAAGAAGCAAATCAGTGTCCTTTGATTGAAGCTGATGTGCAAAAATTAAATATCATCTGCATTTAAATAGGAACAaattgtacaaaaaaaaaaaaaaaattaagaaagtcAATTCTATATGCAAAGATAGTGACCGGAACAGTATTATTAAAAAACTCATGGTACAGAAACATATTGGTACATCAATGATAGACTAACTTTCTACAAGAGTAAATCAGCTCTATGAGGCAGTAACCAGCTAGAAATCAATGAAGCCAATGTACTTGATGTACTCTGATATATAGTAATTTACTACCCCCGAGTAATATGTTATCAATTATTCAACTGTATATTGAGACATAATTTCAAACACACTATACTACTCGTGCACAAATTTTAACTGTGGAAATGACTGGTTCACTAGGGCCAAAATTTGTGAGCGGGTTACCTACCCAAAAGAAAATTGTTTCTACCAAATTCATTCCAAAAAAGAAAGTCGTATAGTCTTTTTCAAGAAGTACCCAACAACCCACAGTCATATATAACTCCAGAAAATTCAATCGTACAAGTAAAGTCTTGTTGTGCACACATGTGACAAGTATATAAAGATTTGTTAAACCTTTGTTTAAAGCTGTGGCGCACACAAAGTCGTGAGGTGTCCAGCTAAATTGAGGAGGTCGGACCGTCGGAGAACTTAAAGTGTCCATAAGCTAAAAGGGAGGAGCACTTGGATAAACAAAGCACAAAAGATAGTAACCTCAAAAGGGCTGAAAGGTGAAGGGGTCAAAGGTGAAACAATGCATGATTGAAATGAAATGACCGAGTTCAATCGTGCGTTTGAAGCTGTCTAATTCCTTGGGGGAGTTGCAATACAAGTTCTGCAACCAATTTGTCCAGTCAATGGCTTGCATGCCCAGGAAAGCGTCTGGCCTGTTCTTTTCATTTGGGGAAGAGTGTTAAAGATAGTGCACAGAGTAGAGAATGAATTCATTCTGACTTTATTGAGGTATTTTATCGAATATTTTCT is a genomic window containing:
- the LOC133738299 gene encoding uncharacterized protein LOC133738299 isoform X1 codes for the protein MKPFKFMEGVSKHKRSNSDPVKRKVGKDKLNSIILAPYRLGNREMGRPNSCVEEQPNCSDVQGSLNQEILQLQKQLQDQLVARHALEKALSYQHLSYDATIEDSLPESAKDLIKDITVLELEVVFLERHLLSLYRKTFDQLIPSELTVAERQSSSSVTHKGSYKEVSGQDVTPESNKIITYADDLTLPRSTSGKPFKECNGIWEPEKLLDLSIHRCYSSLSQRSTCSPKTSPRTKCQTKNGDSYHSLPFSMLEQAQFATSNLYAEEHLGSYFSDHVPETPNCLSEEMIKCISAIYCELADPPIINNGYTCSPITFSAPMHDFSSQAESEKWSSRRTKIPFFNSQSEKPIHFEGSEELSGPYCRMLKVQCISEDTEKLRDVEHTLKKFSSLVYQLEGVDLRKMKHEEKLAFWINVHNALVMHTFLTYGIPQNYSKRVSLPLKSAYNVGGHTISVDMIQRSILGCRLPRPGQWLRLLFTMKTKFKAGDARKSYAIEQPEPLLHFALCSGSYSDPAVRMYTSKRVFEELETAKEEYIQSTFLLHKEQKILLPKIVESFAKDSGLCSAGLVEMIEHLLPNSERKSNHQCQQRRIWKAIDWIPHNFTFRYLIPKEVAW
- the LOC133738299 gene encoding uncharacterized protein LOC133738299 isoform X2; protein product: MKPFKFMEGVSKHKRSNSDPVKRKVGKDKLNSIILAPYRLGNREMGRPNSCVEEQPNCSDVQGSLNQEDQLVARHALEKALSYQHLSYDATIEDSLPESAKDLIKDITVLELEVVFLERHLLSLYRKTFDQLIPSELTVAERQSSSSVTHKGSYKEVSGQDVTPESNKIITYADDLTLPRSTSGKPFKECNGIWEPEKLLDLSIHRCYSSLSQRSTCSPKTSPRTKCQTKNGDSYHSLPFSMLEQAQFATSNLYAEEHLGSYFSDHVPETPNCLSEEMIKCISAIYCELADPPIINNGYTCSPITFSAPMHDFSSQAESEKWSSRRTKIPFFNSQSEKPIHFEGSEELSGPYCRMLKVQCISEDTEKLRDVEHTLKKFSSLVYQLEGVDLRKMKHEEKLAFWINVHNALVMHTFLTYGIPQNYSKRVSLPLKSAYNVGGHTISVDMIQRSILGCRLPRPGQWLRLLFTMKTKFKAGDARKSYAIEQPEPLLHFALCSGSYSDPAVRMYTSKRVFEELETAKEEYIQSTFLLHKEQKILLPKIVESFAKDSGLCSAGLVEMIEHLLPNSERKSNHQCQQRRIWKAIDWIPHNFTFRYLIPKEVAW
- the LOC133738299 gene encoding uncharacterized protein LOC133738299 isoform X3, with amino-acid sequence MGRPNSCVEEQPNCSDVQGSLNQEILQLQKQLQDQLVARHALEKALSYQHLSYDATIEDSLPESAKDLIKDITVLELEVVFLERHLLSLYRKTFDQLIPSELTVAERQSSSSVTHKGSYKEVSGQDVTPESNKIITYADDLTLPRSTSGKPFKECNGIWEPEKLLDLSIHRCYSSLSQRSTCSPKTSPRTKCQTKNGDSYHSLPFSMLEQAQFATSNLYAEEHLGSYFSDHVPETPNCLSEEMIKCISAIYCELADPPIINNGYTCSPITFSAPMHDFSSQAESEKWSSRRTKIPFFNSQSEKPIHFEGSEELSGPYCRMLKVQCISEDTEKLRDVEHTLKKFSSLVYQLEGVDLRKMKHEEKLAFWINVHNALVMHTFLTYGIPQNYSKRVSLPLKSAYNVGGHTISVDMIQRSILGCRLPRPGQWLRLLFTMKTKFKAGDARKSYAIEQPEPLLHFALCSGSYSDPAVRMYTSKRVFEELETAKEEYIQSTFLLHKEQKILLPKIVESFAKDSGLCSAGLVEMIEHLLPNSERKSNHQCQQRRIWKAIDWIPHNFTFRYLIPKEVAW